In Campylobacter showae, the genomic stretch CGCACGCCGCGAAGACGCGCAAATTCCGCGTCAAAGCTAAGCGCCTCAAACTGGCGGTAAAATAGCGCGACGGACGCGAGTATGACGCAGTTTGCGACCGCCATGAAAATAAGATCGCCCTGCGGCACGGCCAAAATCGAGCCAAAAAGATAGCTCATCAAATCGACGTTGTAGCCCGGCGCTAGGTCGGTGAGGATGATGCCAAACGCCATGCCAAATGCCCACAGCGCGCCGATGACGGAGTCCATCTTGCTCTTGTCTTTGAGCGTGATCGTGGCGATGAGTAGCGCCAAAAATACGGAAAACAGGCTCGCTCCAAGCAGCGGCTCGAGTGAAAAATAAAACGCGATGCCAAGCCCGCCGTATGCGCCGTGAGCGATACCGCCCGCGATGAAAACCATGCGGTTTATGACCGTGAGCGTACCGATCACGCCGCAAGCGATGCTAACGAGGATGCCTGCCAGCAGGGCGTTTTGCATAAAATTTAAGCTAAGAGCTTCTAGCATTTGTTTCCTTTTTTACCTTTTTCGGCGCTTTTTGGTGTTACTCGCCGAGACCCGCACCTTTAAGGTGTCAAATTTGAATTAGTCAAATTTATCGTCGCGCATAAATTTAATTTTTCTTGTTAAGGGGGAAGGGGCTTGAATTGCGCTCTGCTTTGCAGTTGCGAAGCGTAGCTGAAGCAAAAGAGCTCCCTTTTGTATCCACCTTTCTATTTTCTTCGGGAGAGGAGGGGGTACTACTTACGAAGCGTCGCCCCTTCCTCTCCCAAGCCCTCTCCAACCCCACTGCACGTTCAAAGGGTGCGACCGCGCTGTCGCGCCGCACGTTTTTTAAATTTGCGTTTTTGTGGAGTGGGCCTCGGCGACTCAAATTTGCAAATTTGAACATAAAAAGTTAAGGCGAAGTATCGCGAGATGATTTTTCGAGTTTTGAAGCAAAATTGAGCGTGCGCTAGGTATATAGCCTACGGAGCGAAAATTTTGCGAAATCTCGGAAAAGCGCTCGCGAGACGAGCCGCAAATCCCCCTAACGATGTCCGCAGCCGCATTCTTTCAACGCCACCTCCACATCGCAAAAATGCCTATGCTCCCTCGCCAAATGCTCGATAAAATCCTGCTTGGAGCCGTGCGAGATCTCATGCATGAAAAGATCGTGATTGACGTAGGCGACCTTGGTAGCGAAATTTAGCGTCAAATTTACGTCGTGGCTGATGAGCACAACGCCCGTGCCGTCCTCATTTATCTGTTTTAGCAGCCTATAAACATCGGCTTGACCCTTCGTATCGATACTGGCGGTTGGTTCGTCTAGCATCAAAATTTTAGCCTTTGCACAAAGCGCGCGCGCGATATAGACGCGTTGGCGCTGTCCGCCGCTTAGATCGCCGATCTTTCGCCGCGTAAATTCGCCCATCCCGACGCGCTCCAGCGCCGCTTCGGCCTCTATCTTGTCGTCCTTACCGTAAAATCCAAACAGCTTTTTATCTATCCGCCCCATCAACACGACCTCGAGCACGCGCATCGGGAAGCTTTGATTTATCGGGATATTTTGCGGGACGTAGCCCACGGTCTTGCTCACGCTAGCAGGCTCCTGACCGAACACCTCGATCGTCCCGCCGCTTGGTTTATTTAGACCCAGCATCAGCTTTAAAAGCGTGCTTTTGCCCCCGCCGTTTGGGCCGATGATAGC encodes the following:
- a CDS encoding metal ABC transporter permease — protein: MLEALSLNFMQNALLAGILVSIACGVIGTLTVINRMVFIAGGIAHGAYGGLGIAFYFSLEPLLGASLFSVFLALLIATITLKDKSKMDSVIGALWAFGMAFGIILTDLAPGYNVDLMSYLFGSILAVPQGDLIFMAVANCVILASVALFYRQFEALSFDAEFARLRGVRTTLLYYALTCMMALSVVMTIRAVGLILVIALLTIPPYIAGAISSRLGMMMLNAALISAAFCVSGLWLSFEANLTSGASIILIASVCFFIFTAVKRR
- a CDS encoding metal ABC transporter ATP-binding protein translates to MSDISVRNLSFGYDENLVFEGINLEYDCKDFLAIIGPNGGGKSTLLKLMLGLNKPSGGTIEVFGQEPASVSKTVGYVPQNIPINQSFPMRVLEVVLMGRIDKKLFGFYGKDDKIEAEAALERVGMGEFTRRKIGDLSGGQRQRVYIARALCAKAKILMLDEPTASIDTKGQADVYRLLKQINEDGTGVVLISHDVNLTLNFATKVAYVNHDLFMHEISHGSKQDFIEHLAREHRHFCDVEVALKECGCGHR